One Ethanoligenens harbinense YUAN-3 genomic window carries:
- a CDS encoding glycerophosphodiester phosphodiesterase, producing MLALNTQVIAHRGFSYQAPENTLEAFSLAAELGADGIELDVHLSKDGQIVVIHDDTVDRTGNGTGVVNEMLFDDLRTLDVSMGKPGYTGACIPTLEEVYRLLAPTSLNINVEIKEYRYQDGFVIIPKVLELEERYQLSGRVFYSSFNHYVLREMKQRQPQAATAALYAAGLVDVWEYTKRIPSDAIHPHFFALRDPSLVSQCHANGIAVRPWTIDQPDDMERMLVSGVDAVITNRPDLALKLRG from the coding sequence TTGTTGGCACTTAACACACAAGTAATCGCTCATCGTGGATTTTCTTATCAGGCACCGGAAAATACGCTGGAGGCATTTTCTCTGGCGGCGGAATTGGGCGCGGACGGAATCGAATTGGATGTGCACTTGAGCAAAGACGGGCAAATCGTCGTGATCCACGACGATACGGTCGATCGCACCGGAAACGGGACCGGTGTGGTCAACGAGATGCTGTTCGACGATTTGCGCACCCTGGACGTTTCAATGGGCAAGCCGGGCTATACCGGTGCTTGCATCCCGACGCTGGAAGAGGTCTATCGTCTGCTTGCGCCGACTTCTCTGAACATCAACGTGGAAATCAAGGAATACCGGTATCAGGATGGATTTGTGATCATCCCGAAAGTTCTGGAACTGGAGGAGCGGTACCAGTTGTCCGGCCGGGTCTTTTATTCGTCATTCAATCATTATGTCCTGCGGGAAATGAAGCAACGCCAGCCGCAGGCGGCCACGGCGGCGCTTTATGCCGCGGGCCTGGTCGATGTCTGGGAGTACACGAAGCGGATTCCATCCGACGCCATCCACCCGCATTTTTTTGCTCTGCGGGATCCCTCGCTGGTTTCGCAGTGTCATGCAAATGGGATAGCGGTCCGCCCGTGGACAATCGATCAGCCGGACGATATGGAACGGATGCTTGTGTCGGGAGTGGATGCCGTTATTACTAATCGTCCTGACCTTGCCCTGAAATTGCGAGGATAA
- a CDS encoding V-type ATPase 116kDa subunit family protein encodes MLKICGSAVTWLYRWRKKYTPDGDKTEMAQQQDEMHQLRLRNAELEEKNCILKKAAAFFAQHQK; translated from the coding sequence GTGCTGAAAATCTGTGGATCAGCAGTAACATGGCTGTATCGGTGGCGGAAAAAATACACGCCGGACGGCGATAAAACAGAGATGGCCCAGCAGCAGGATGAAATGCACCAGCTGCGTTTGCGGAATGCTGAACTGGAAGAGAAAAACTGCATATTAAAAAAAGCGGCGGCCTTCTTCGCACAACATCAGAAGTGA